One Gossypium hirsutum isolate 1008001.06 chromosome A08, Gossypium_hirsutum_v2.1, whole genome shotgun sequence genomic window, TTAGTGTACCTAATTTTGAGTGGCTAATCCACAATTAATATCACAGTGTAACGTCTTTCAAACCGATGTTTTGGGTTTTCATCGATACAAGTTCAGGGCAACATGGAATATTCTTTACATAATTTTTAAGAAATGCAAGACCGACAAATCGATTCCCATTCGAACATAATGTAATAGACTCTGTATATATGCAAGTGAgaatttttgagttaataaacGAAGCAGAACCAATAACAGATCAAGAACATCACCTTCTTCCCTCGGATAACAGCTCCCGGTTCGCCTTGGATCACCATGTATTTTGTGCCACCGAGGTGCAACCCGGTCGGAGCGAGTGAACCCGGTTCATTAAAGTCATTCATGATGGCACTAATTTCTTCAGGCTTGAGCTGACATCAACACAGTCGAGAttcaaaatctatttttttagaaCTATGATATCATTATTACGACTCatgaaaattaaaccatttttagaCCAAGAGAACTagatttaaaagattaaaatatgccataagtcccTGTACTCttggtaaattttgaatttattccCCGTACTATTATTTCTAACCTCAGATTTCAAAttccaaatttgtgaagagtacaggGACACATTTTAACcgatttaaattcaaaataaattggattagcAAGTACTGAAAAGCATTTTCActctttaattatatttattatcatCATCTACATAGATCCATTAGCAAAAACTTCATTTGATTTGATCCAAAACTAAGAAATATAAACAAACAGAAACAAACCCAGAAATCATACAGATTTTCCAatcataaaaaggaaaaaaaaagtcagtcaataaatcattcaacacaaaactaaaaaaaaaaactcacagcAAAATCCCAACTTTGAAGCAAAGTTCATCAATCCTTTTAAAAAGCAAATCAGATCAGTGAATAAACCCATGCAGAAACAGAAATCAATCATTAGATTCAGATCCCAAACTCAAACCTGAGGGAAACTGGCGCTTTGGGCCCAAACGCTGCCGTCCTGGCCGATGATAGCGGCGGCAGAGAGATGGTTTCCTTCGATTTCACACATCAAGTGATCATCTACATAAGCTTGCCACGacatcttcttcttccttctttggTTTTCAAAGGGTTTTATTTTTTGGGTGCGTGTTTTAAAGATAAAAAGGAGAAAATGTTTGACTGAAGAGACAAGATTGTGTGAGCTTTAGACACAAATATATAGCGTTGAAGATGTTAGAAACAGCGAGATCTGCGACACACACTTTTTTTTGGGCCattttttaaaacccaaaaattttaGTTGGGCTGCAACtccaaaatattttcaaaattaatttcctttttgaaattcaaatttaatttatttgtttaataaaaaatcCGGTAACGTATGAAATATTAAGAGTgagtttattaattttttttagtttttatattattttaatctttataaactttaaattttaaattttttactttgacaaagttttaaaaatattttacataaacattttttctttataaaaaaaattcaataactcttatagtttttttaaaaatatttttatagaattttaaatcatttttaatttttaaaaaataaaatatttatttttatctcataaaaataaaataaaattcgagATCCACGATATTTAACTTCTATTTTAAAAATGGTCTAAACAtcaccattcaattcaattttttatttttgtgaaaaaaaattaaaattaattctcttcggtaggtttttttttctttttctaaaatgaaaataaatttaaatttttaaaaataaaaaataaactttagTAGGGGAATTGATTATTttgtatttaatattaattacaattattataaTTTGTGTAAGCATTGAAGTGCTCACTccaactaaaattaaatttttttatgaattaaattgaataaat contains:
- the LOC107940212 gene encoding profilin produces the protein MSWQAYVDDHLMCEIEGNHLSAAAIIGQDGSVWAQSASFPQLKPEEISAIMNDFNEPGSLAPTGLHLGGTKYMVIQGEPGAVIRGKKGPGGVTVKKTNMALIIGIYDEPMTPGQCNMIVERLGDYLLEQGL